Part of the Prevotella communis genome is shown below.
TCGAAACGTACTGGAATACTCGCCTTACGCTTATTAACATCAACGGAGCCTGTGTCGTTTGTCGTAGTGTCGGTATAACTGCGACCATTCCCTTCATAGATGATAATGGTCTCTTCACCACCAGTGGCGCGCTCAAAGGGGTCGTCGCTCTCAACAGCTTCCTTCCTGCGAGTGATTTTCACATGGTGAGGGTATCTGTCGTTCACTATTACTTCCTTCTTCATAGCCGTTAGTGTGTGTCGCGATTGTGTCGCGGCAATGGGGTTCCATCAACATCACGCAACGCTGGCATAATGCCCATGGAGCGCATACGGATGGTACGCTTGCCAAAGACGCTCGCAGGCTCTAACTCTTCATAGATGGCATTGGCCTCGTTCATCAGCAACTTCTTGTCGTCTTTCGACAACGTGTAGCCACCCTCAGAATGACTCCAGCCATTATCAGAGTCGGAAACTCTGTTAGTGCGACCAGCACCCAAACATATCCACTTCAACAGGTCGGCATAGAGAAGACGCACCTTCGGAGCCTGTTCGGTATCTTCGGGATTGTACTCGTCGCTGCCTTCAACACCACGCTTCTTAAGAACGCCTCTTACAGCGCTCTCAGGAATAGAGAAGTTGATACTGTCATAGAGGTGCTGCTCGATGGTGTAAACCGTCTCTGCCTCTGGTTCTACAGAGGGTTCGGGCTGAGTCTCTACTACAGTTTTCTGCTCTTGCTCCTGCTCTTCGATGATGTTCTGTTCGTCTGCCATTGTCGTTACATTATTTATATATATAGGCTCCCATGTTCCTCACCATGATTCCCATGGGAGCCTGAATGAAAGGAGGATGTCGCGGTTACGCTTACGCCGTAACGGTAGAGTAGAACATCCACTGCGGTACGCTCGGTACGCACAACTGAGCAAACTCGCCCTCGATATACACCGAGTGAGTCTTCTGGTTGGCGCGCTGGGTCAGCAGCAGACGACCTTCGTCGTAGTAAGCCACATGCTCAGGCTCGTAGCCTACGCTCAGAGGCTTCACACCCTGAATGTCACCTACGCAGCCTGTAGGCAGGAAGACAACATTCTTCGGGTCGAAGTTGTCAATCTGAGTGGTGATGATGTCGGGGTCGCCGTTGCTGTCGGTGCCGGGAGCCTCTACGAAAGCGTAGGTGTCACGGACGACAATCTCGTCAGCCTTAATCATCTTACGGATGGCTTCCTTCTTGGCGTCATCGTCAACGTCCTTGATGAGGTCGGCGCGAACATTGCCGTCCACGACGCTCGCAAAGAACTTATTGGCGAGGCGGGCGATAACCTTGGAGTGACCGAGCATATCATCCCACAGGTCCTGAGAAATCTCCATCTTCAAACCACCCTGATAGTGCTTCACGCGACGAATCCACTTCACGCGGTTCTGCAGATAGGTGATGGGGTCAGAAGAAGTACCCTCATGAGCGGTGTCATGGTTACTTGCGTCGGTCCACCAACGAGACTGACCAGTCAGCGTTTCCTTGTTGCCGTCGGGAACACCGAACAGAATGTCAATTCCCTGTAAACCACGAGGGTTGTTCACACTCGTCAGGGAGAACTGGCCCTTAGACACAACCTGATTACGGATGTGAGTCAGAGCGTTATAATACATCTTCACGAGGCCGTCGGTGCCTTCATCGACAAGACCCATGAACACGTCTTCCATCTCAGGAGTCAGAGCGGCATTGCCGTAGCGCTGGATAAGCTGCAACTGCTCGTTGATGATCGTGCGGTTGAACTTATAGAAACGCTTACCCGTGGGAATGTTGCCAGTCTTACCAGACAGCTCACGAAGAGCAGCCTCGTAGCCGGGACTCTCAGGGTCTACCCAAGTAGGAAGGGCCGTTGCGCCTGTGCTCGCAATGAGCTGCGCAAAGGTGTAACTGATGCTGGTCGGACTGAACTCGAAACCGTCAATCTGGATGCCGTCATACTTTTCCAAGTACTTGTCTACCCAGCCTTGCCAGTCAAGACCGCCAAGACCATTATCAAACACCGTAAAAAGTCCTATTGGATTGGTATTCATAATGAAATCCTGTAAAAATCGTTAATAACTTGTGCCTGTCACCGTGCCCTGTGCGTAAGCGCAGGGGTTGGTTTAGGACACGAACTTAATCTCACTCAATGCGGCCAAATCCTTGACGGCGGCCAGCACGTCTGGATCAACCATGTACGAATACATCTCACCTGCATAGACAACAGTAGCGGTTGCTACAGTGTCGCCAGATTCAATGTCAATGTCGTACAGCAAAGCACCGTTGATACCAAGAGAGGCCACGCCAGCGGCATCATGCTTCTCGTAGTACGTCTTGCTCTCCGTAACACTGGTGTCAGTGGTGGCAACATAGTCGTTACCGCTCTTCTCGTAGTAACCCTTGGTCTTAGGGTTGCCAGAAGGCTCGGCAACAGCAGTGTAGGTAGGACTCAGAGTAGCAAGAATCTGCTCCTTGGTGTAGCAGGTTACCTTCTTACCACCATTACTGCCAGCATCGAACCACTTGGCGAAAACACCACAGCGAATCTTGCCGACACCATTACTGAGCCAATCACTGATGTTGGTCACAACACCACCTGCGGGGAACTGGTCCTTCACCTCGCGCCACACCTTGCGAGCGTGGCCCATGCTCACAGACTTACTTCCGAAGGTATTACCCATCTGTCCCATAGTCGTAATGTGCTAATGTTAAACAATAAAATTCGGTTCTCTTGCCACCGTTCCCTGTGCGTAAGCGCAGGGTTCAGCGTTACTTTTTCCAACCTTCCTTCTTGCCCTTACGTGCAAAGAATCTGTCAGCGGCAGTTTCACCGGTTCCACCTCCGCGTTGGCCTGCTCGGGGCTGAACAGTCTTCTTTTCATCAAGACCTGCTTCTTTCAGGTGCTTGTAGTACAACTTCTCAGCCTTGCTCACAAGGTCGTCAACATCGTAACTCTCACCCTCTTCCAACTGTGGCAACTTCAAGTCGCGCATGGCCTGATTCAGAAAGTAGTCCTTGACTTCCACGTTACCCTTCTTAAAGGTGGCTTTCAAGCCCTGTTTCACCTCCTTCAACGTGGCGTTCTTCGCCTCCGTCTCTTTGGCGGTCTTCTGAGACTGTTCATACGCATCAAAACGGGCGTTCAGCTTCTTTGCCCATGCAGGCATGTCATCATCATCGTCACCGTTGCCATCACCTTCGCCGTCCTTCGGCTTGGTACTGGTCTGCGTAGTCTTCGGTGCAGGGTGGGCTTGCTTGTAGGCCCTTACCTGTGTGCTCACGTCCTTGTGGAGATTACCGTCCATGCGCTTCAAACGCTTTACGATACGACCGACAAAGGTTTCATCTACTTGGGCGTCATCTGTCACTCCTTCGAGAGCGTCATCAAGTTCACCGTTAATAGTCTCTTCGCTCAAAGTAAGGGTTCTTCCCTCACTCTCCAGAGCATCATTCACTTGTTCTAAGAGTGCTTCTCTTTCCATAATGTAAACTGTAAAAATGTTATCCTGAGCGCAATCCTTTTACGCTTCTTTAGTTGCGGGAGCCGGAATCGAACCAACGCACTCCAGGCTATGACCCTGGCGGGCTACCAACTGCCCCATCCCGCGATATTTACATCCAAAAACGTATAAAAATACAAATTTTCTGCAAAAATATGAATATTTTTTGCATAAACCAAATATTTTTGCGTATTTTTGCACAAAAATATGAATATTTATACAATTTGACTCTCTGCAAGACGGTTTTGCCGCCTTGAAATGAACGAATGAAGCAGTTTTCAGGATATAAAACGAAAAAGGGTGAGCCTATCCTCACGCAAGAGTATGCTCAATCCATCCGCGATGCCAATGACCCGCATCAAATCATTGCGCAACTCGGAGGACAGGAGAATGCGCTCGCCTGTCCTGCGCAAATCGTCATCTTCGGCGGTAAGCGTGGAGGCTCAAAGTCGTTCTCGGAACTGCTCGAAGCGCTCTATGACATTCAAGACCGTCATTTCCGTGCGCTTATCCTACGTGCTGAGAAACCTGACCTCGACTCGCTCATTGAGGACTCCTACAATGTCTATGCTCAGTTCGGCGACTACAACCGCTCGGATAATGATAAGACATGGAACTTCTACTCTGGTGCCAAACTAAAGTTCTCATACTACGAGGGAGAATACGAGAAGTTCAAGAAGCGTTTCCAAGGTAAGCAGTATGCATACGTCGCCATCGACGAGATAACGCATTGCGAATACAAGAAGTTCAAGTATCTGCTCACCATCCTGCGTAACGCTTTCCATATCAGACCACGCTTCTGGGGAACATGTAACCCTGATCCTGATTCATGGGTGGCTAAGTTCATTGAGTGGTGGCTCGACGAAGAGGGCTATCCTGACCCAGAGAAGGATGGTGTCATTCGCTACTGTTACATGCCGGGCAACGACGTGAACGAGATAGTATGGGGTGACTCGCGTGAAGAGGTCTATGAAATGTGCAAGGATGATATTCTTAAGCACTGGAAGCCTGCTTACGCGAAGTATGGAACACCGCAAGACCTTTTCATCTTCTCGGTGGCTTTCGTAGAGGGAAAACTGGAAGACAACATCAAACTGATGGAGTCGAACCCAACATACCTCGCCAACCTCGCCAACCAAGACGAGGAACAGCAGTCGCGTGACCTTGACGGTAACTGGAAGTTCCGTGCCGCTGGCGATGACCTCATAAAGATGGAGGATATGCTTCGCTTCTACGCGAACTCCTACCGTAACAAGATGCTTGGTGGCGATGATGCAGAACTATACGCTACGGCTGACGTGGCCCTGCAAGGTGGTGATAACTTCGTCATGTGGCTATGGCAGGGATGGCATATCAAAGATGTGTTCGTCTGCAGGTTCGACTCCAAGACACTTGTAGAGACCATCAAGGCGAAGCTGCTGGAATGGGGAGTGCAGGAAGACCACTTCACCTACGACTACCAAGGCATCGGCCAGCTCGTTCAGGGATTCTTCCCAGACGCTATACCGTTCGTCAACCAAGGTACGCCTATCGCACTCACCAAAGACGAGGAAGAGGGCATCAAGAAACTCTATAAGGACTTGAAGAGCCAGTGTGCCGTGCTGCTCTATAAGAAGTTCCGCGATGGTGAGTTGTCTATCGACAACCACCTGCTGGATATGACCTTCGACGGACACGGCTACGGAAAGACAAAGCTACGCGACATCCTCATGAAGGAACGTAAGTGCATCAGACGCACTCAGGATTCTATCGGAAAGGCGTTCAAGTTGATACCGAAGGAGGATATGAAGAAAATCATCGGACACTCGCCCGACTTCTTCGAGTCGCTGCTCTTCCGTATGGTCTTCACGCTGGTCAAGAAGAAGCACCGCAAGGCAAAGAACACATGGTGCATCTAACCACAGTGCCCTGTGCATCAGCGCAGGGATAATCAGAAACCAATTGGTAATTAGATATGGATAACATTCTCAACTACAAGGAAATCCTCGTTCGGGAACCGTTCTACGAAGTGCTCCCGACTGGTTACAAGGCGAACCGCACAGTTCGTCGTGGGCAGAAGGTGTCTGAACCTAACGACCGTCTGCACATGCGCATACTGACGCAGGCTGACTTCCTGCGAATGTACTACCCGTCGGGACATAAGATTATGGACCCGCAACTATATCCTGATATATACAAGCAAGACCCAGAGACGAAGAAATGGTATATGCAGCCGGTCTTCCGAACGGCATTCGCATTCCAGAAAATTATCGCAACCAAGCAGATTGTTCACCTCGTCGGCAACGACATACAGTTTGAACTCTCTGGCAAGGTGGAGGAAGACATGAAGGAACTGCGAAAGCAACAGGCATTGCTCACGCTACGGCAGGGATGGCTCGACATGAACATGGAGTACCACTTCTATCAGGCTGTGGAGTCTATCAAGGTGACAGGCGACACGGCTGTTGTGGCTTACTTCGATAAGGATGGTAACGCGCGCTGTAAGACGCTATCTTACCTCAACGGCGATACGCTCTATCCGCATCGTGACTCGCTGACTGGCGACATGCTGCTCTTCGCACGTAAATACTCCGATATCGACGAAGACGGTACATACTCGTCTGAGTGGGTAGAGGTGTGGGATGACAAATACTACTACCGCGCTCGCCGTGGCCTCAACAAGAACAAGACGCTCCAGAAGATTAAGGACTTCTTCGGACTCGGTGGCTACGAGATTATAGAACAGAAGGAGCATGGATTCGACTTCTGTCCTGTGGCTTACCATCGTGAGCGCGATGGTGCCTGCTGGCTTCCTTCTCAGAACACCATCGAGACCTACGAAGAGGCGGTATCGTACTTCTGCGAGAACAACCGCGCTTTCGCATTCCCCATCATGTACACGAAGGGCGACGGCGTGGTGTTCAACCCAGACCAGATGACTGGTGCCGTCAAGTACGTGGAGATAGAGGACGAAGACGGCGATGCTGGATTCCTCAACAAGCCAGATGTCTCAGCGGCTTTCAACACGCAACTGAAGATTCTCTACGACATGATCTACGAGCAGTCGTTTGGAGTGAAGCCGCCTGAACTCAAATCGGGCGACCTACCAGGAGTGGCTATCAAACTGCTCTTCTCGCCTGCAATCGAGCTGGCAATACATGACTGTCTCAAACTGCAGCCGTTCCTCAACGACCTCGTGAAGTTCGTCAAGTATGCCTATGGCTACCAAGAGAACTGTCAGGCTACGCTCATGGGCCTCAAAGTGAACACATGGATTGAGCCGTACATCCATCAGAACGACTCGGAGCTGATGCAGAACCTCCAAATCGGTGTGCAGAATAACTTCATATCGAAGCAGACGGCATCGGAGCGCGCTACGAAGTATGCGAAGAACGACGAAATAAAGCGCATCATTGCGGAAGACCTCGAGAAGCGACGCCTCGACATGCAAGATGAGATTCAGAAGCAGAAGGCTCAGACTGACAACGAAATTCGCAAGATTCGCGCTCAGAACGCACTCAAAGGTCAGGATGTCAATACTGGCAACGGCTCTACGGCACGTACACGCAACACCGACCAATGGGGCAACCGTCCTAACGAGAATAACTGGAAGTCGTGGAATGCCACCCACTAAAACAAAACAGCTATGGAAGTAGAAGTAACATCATCAACAGCAAAGACGGCACGCTCTTACAAACTCGAACCGGAAGAGCTGGCTTTCGCCGACCTCGTGGCCACTGGATGGGAACCAGAGGACGCTTGGGCTGTGGCCATCCGTAAAGGTGCCACATGGAACCGCACGGCGCGTAAGGAGGCCATCACTCAGCTGCTGGAAAAAGAAACGACTCAGCAGCGCATCGAGGACACCAAGGGCATACTCTCCAAGGCCCAGACGGAGCGTATTCGCTCTGAGATAAACGCTGACTCCAAGGCGCTCTTCGCACGTGCCACCGACAAGACTTCAAAGATTGTAGAACTGCAAGCGAAACTGGAGGCTTGTAAAGACACTGGCGAATGGCTGAAAATCAATCAGCAAATCATCGACGTGACACGCATGAAGCAGGAAGAGACGAAGAAGGATGACAACACCACGCACTTCTTCCTTCCAACACTCTACCCTGAGTCCTGCGAATACTGCCTACGCAATCCAAAAAACAAGAACAAGTAGTGTGCGGCATGGTTCTGCCATGTCGTCCTCAAAGATATACTGCATTTCAGTTTTGTAATTCATATTGCAAAAAAGAAGGGGCCACTCGTGAGAGCCGCCCCTTTTCCGTTATGTATGTCGCCATGCTATAGCGACCCATTCTCCTTCATGCGCCCATACTCAGCAATCAACAGAGCATCGGCATTTTTCAGCGTCACCTTGGTCTTAGGGAAGAGCTGCTGGGCCTTACCCTTCAAGCGGGTCTTGTGCTGAGTATAGCTCTCGTCTTTCTTGGACTTTACACTGAGGGCTGTCTGCCACTTGCTCGGCAACACGTCAATGCAGCGTATCTTGTGACAGGCAACAGCCATCTGAACATAGCCATAGAACTGGCCAAAGGTGAAGGTGCTGGAAACACCTTGCTTGGGCATCGAATGGACTATCTCAATATAGGCGCACTGAGCATCTTTGTGACGCTCTACAAAGTCGCTGATGTCGGCCAGCGTCTCAGGCATGGCAGTAACATCAATGACTTCATGGCTCTCGCTGTCAATAACAGCAAGGCCACCGCCTTTCCCTGGGTCTATACCTAACACTTTCATAGCAGCTTCTTACGCAGTTTGGTGATACACTCGCAGATGTTACCAAGGGCATCCATCATCAGCGCATTATGCAGACTCGGAATATGCTCGGGCATCGGCTTGCCTTCTTGGATATTGCTCGACACATGAACGATAAAGTCTTCTATAAGAGCATGATCCT
Proteins encoded:
- a CDS encoding crossover junction endodeoxyribonuclease RuvC; amino-acid sequence: MKVLGIDPGKGGGLAVIDSESHEVIDVTAMPETLADISDFVERHKDAQCAYIEIVHSMPKQGVSSTFTFGQFYGYVQMAVACHKIRCIDVLPSKWQTALSVKSKKDESYTQHKTRLKGKAQQLFPKTKVTLKNADALLIAEYGRMKENGSL
- a CDS encoding terminase large subunit domain-containing protein, which translates into the protein MKQFSGYKTKKGEPILTQEYAQSIRDANDPHQIIAQLGGQENALACPAQIVIFGGKRGGSKSFSELLEALYDIQDRHFRALILRAEKPDLDSLIEDSYNVYAQFGDYNRSDNDKTWNFYSGAKLKFSYYEGEYEKFKKRFQGKQYAYVAIDEITHCEYKKFKYLLTILRNAFHIRPRFWGTCNPDPDSWVAKFIEWWLDEEGYPDPEKDGVIRYCYMPGNDVNEIVWGDSREEVYEMCKDDILKHWKPAYAKYGTPQDLFIFSVAFVEGKLEDNIKLMESNPTYLANLANQDEEQQSRDLDGNWKFRAAGDDLIKMEDMLRFYANSYRNKMLGGDDAELYATADVALQGGDNFVMWLWQGWHIKDVFVCRFDSKTLVETIKAKLLEWGVQEDHFTYDYQGIGQLVQGFFPDAIPFVNQGTPIALTKDEEEGIKKLYKDLKSQCAVLLYKKFRDGELSIDNHLLDMTFDGHGYGKTKLRDILMKERKCIRRTQDSIGKAFKLIPKEDMKKIIGHSPDFFESLLFRMVFTLVKKKHRKAKNTWCI
- a CDS encoding phage portal protein, which codes for MDNILNYKEILVREPFYEVLPTGYKANRTVRRGQKVSEPNDRLHMRILTQADFLRMYYPSGHKIMDPQLYPDIYKQDPETKKWYMQPVFRTAFAFQKIIATKQIVHLVGNDIQFELSGKVEEDMKELRKQQALLTLRQGWLDMNMEYHFYQAVESIKVTGDTAVVAYFDKDGNARCKTLSYLNGDTLYPHRDSLTGDMLLFARKYSDIDEDGTYSSEWVEVWDDKYYYRARRGLNKNKTLQKIKDFFGLGGYEIIEQKEHGFDFCPVAYHRERDGACWLPSQNTIETYEEAVSYFCENNRAFAFPIMYTKGDGVVFNPDQMTGAVKYVEIEDEDGDAGFLNKPDVSAAFNTQLKILYDMIYEQSFGVKPPELKSGDLPGVAIKLLFSPAIELAIHDCLKLQPFLNDLVKFVKYAYGYQENCQATLMGLKVNTWIEPYIHQNDSELMQNLQIGVQNNFISKQTASERATKYAKNDEIKRIIAEDLEKRRLDMQDEIQKQKAQTDNEIRKIRAQNALKGQDVNTGNGSTARTRNTDQWGNRPNENNWKSWNATH